The following proteins are encoded in a genomic region of Corylus avellana chromosome ca4, CavTom2PMs-1.0:
- the LOC132178580 gene encoding serine carboxypeptidase-like 50, producing the protein MSRFLTRQLSTVMESTGSYSILLLFLFSFFHPIPALSSPTSTTPYSKEALPTKSGYLPVNPTTGSAIFYSFYEAQKPISPLSQTPLLIWLQGGPGCSSMIGNFLELGPWRVNFHKAKSDPLALEPNPGSWNRIFGLLFLDNPIGTGFSIATTPEEIPRDQHSVAKHLFSAITSFIESDRSLKSRPIYITGESYAGKYVPAIGYYIIRKNADLPASERVNLAGVAIGNGLTDPVTQVGTHAVNAHFSGLINERQKRELEKAQWKAIELTKSRNWSEATNARTGVLRLLQNMTGLATLYDFTRKAPYKTEMVTELLQSEEVMRALGANESVAFQECSDIVGDALHDDVMKSMKYMVEALVKQSRVLLYQGHFDLRDGVVSTEAWVKTMKWEGIEEFVMAERKVWKVKGELAGYVQKWGSLSNVVVLGAGHLVPTDQALHSQAMIEEWVLERGLFGHQQGEDLYSDLSPPM; encoded by the coding sequence ATGTCTCGGTTCCTCACCAGGCAGCTCTCCACAGTAATGGAGTCAACAGGCTCCTACTccatcctcctcctcttcctcttctccttcttccacCCCATCCCAGCTCTATCATCGCCCACTTCGACCACTCCCTATTCAAAGGAAGCTCTTCCCACCAAATCAGGCTACCTCCCCGTCAACCCCACCACCGGCTCCGCCATTTTCTACTCTTTCTACGAAGCCCAGAAACCCATTTCACCGCTCTCCCAAACCCCTCTTCTTATTTGGCTCCAGGGCGGCCCAGGCTGCTCCTCCATGATCGGTAACTTCCTCGAGCTCGGCCCCTGGCGTGTCAACTTCCACAAGGCCAAATCCGACCCACTTGCTCTCGAACCCAATCCAGGCTCTTGGAACCGCATATTCGGCCTTCTTTTCCTCGATAACCCGATTGGAACCGGATTCAGCATTGCCACCACACCCGAAGAAATCCCAAGAGATCAACATTCTGTTGCCAAGCATCTTTTCTCCGCGATCACTTCCTTTATTGAATCGGACCGATCGCTTAAGTCCCGGCCGATATACATCACTGGTGAAAGCTACGCAGGCAAGTATGTTCCGGCAATTGGGTACTATATTATCAGGAAGAATGCCGATTTGCCGGCGTCCGAGCGGGTCAACTTAGCAGGCGTTGCTATTGGAAACGGGTTGACCGACCCGGTGACCCAAGTGGGTACGCATGCCGTGAATGCTCACTTTTCTGGTTTGATCAATGAGAGGCAGAAGAGGGAGCTGGAGAAAGCGCAATGGAAGGCAATTGAGCTGACAAAATCAAGGAATTGGAGCGAGGCAACAAATGCTAGAACAGGGGTCCTTCGTTTGTTGCAGAACATGACAGGGTTGGCGACATTATACGACTTCACTCGGAAAGCTCCATACAAGACAGAAATGGTGACCGAACTTTTACAAAGCGAGGAGGTGATGAGGGCCTTGGGGGCGAACGAATCGGTGGCTTTTCAGGAGTGCAGCGACATCGTTGGGGATGCGCTGCACGACGATGTGATGAAGAGTATGAAATATATGGTGGAGGCGCTGGTGAAGCAGAGCAGGGTGCTGTTGTATCAAGGGCATTTTGATTTGAGGGATGGAGTGGTTTCAACGGAGGCTTGGGTGAAGACGATGAAATGGGAGGGGATTGAGGAGTTTGTAATGGCGGAGAGGAAGGTTTGGAAGGTGAAAGGAGAGCTTGCTGGGTATGTACAGAAATGGGGGAGTTTGAGTAATGTTGTGGTTTTAGGGGCAGGGCATCTTGTGC